Proteins from one Candidatus Hydrogenedentota bacterium genomic window:
- the pssA gene encoding CDP-diacylglycerol--serine O-phosphatidyltransferase — protein MQLIPKKHDRPAKLRRSRINVLASVMTTMNLYMGITSILASIGLEFHWAASCILIAIVFDMLDGFVARITHSESDFGKELDSLCDAVSFGVAPAILVFMAYMPADTHLPLSPRTESIIGMTGSYMAILYVICAILRLARFNVYHARRRDYFVGLPTPAAAAVLATFVLFLIYFEQPLGRHVLGSLAYVGLGPTAVLLALLMISPILFPKDRFKVFLFRPQNAFLTLAICAVGLIILHYAFVKSVSLVLFPLALFYVFFGIGDTLYGRLAGREDAYEPMMPDLPQDDTLHEGVITDCSYSHDEHEDKESCAE, from the coding sequence ATGCAACTAATTCCAAAAAAACACGACCGGCCGGCGAAGCTTCGGCGGTCCCGTATCAATGTCCTCGCAAGTGTCATGACCACCATGAATTTGTACATGGGCATTACAAGCATCCTCGCTTCCATTGGGCTCGAATTTCATTGGGCAGCCTCCTGCATTCTCATTGCCATTGTATTCGATATGCTCGATGGTTTCGTGGCGCGCATCACCCACAGTGAATCGGATTTCGGCAAAGAGTTGGACAGCCTTTGTGATGCCGTGTCTTTTGGCGTGGCGCCGGCCATTCTCGTATTCATGGCCTATATGCCCGCAGATACGCACCTGCCGCTCTCGCCGAGAACAGAATCCATCATCGGTATGACCGGATCCTATATGGCAATCCTCTACGTTATTTGCGCGATCTTGCGCCTGGCGCGATTCAACGTTTATCATGCGCGCCGACGCGATTACTTTGTCGGATTGCCTACACCCGCCGCCGCTGCCGTGTTGGCGACCTTTGTGCTCTTCCTCATCTACTTCGAACAGCCCCTGGGCAGACACGTCTTAGGCAGCCTCGCCTATGTGGGGCTCGGACCCACTGCCGTGCTCCTCGCCTTGCTCATGATTAGTCCCATCCTTTTCCCGAAAGACCGGTTCAAGGTTTTTTTGTTTCGACCGCAAAATGCTTTTCTAACCCTCGCCATATGCGCCGTGGGTCTGATCATTCTGCATTACGCTTTTGTAAAAAGTGTATCCCTCGTACTTTTTCCGCTGGCACTCTTCTATGTATTCTTTGGGATCGGCGATACCCTCTATGGCAGGCTCGCAGGCAGGGAAGACGCCTACGAACCCATGATGCCTGATCTGCCCCAAGACGATACATTGCATGAAGGGGTCATTACCGACTGCAGCTATTCACACGACGAGCACGAGGATAAAGAATCGTGTGCAGAATAA